One window from the genome of Musa acuminata AAA Group cultivar baxijiao chromosome BXJ1-4, Cavendish_Baxijiao_AAA, whole genome shotgun sequence encodes:
- the LOC135656957 gene encoding cytochrome P450 78A5-like, whose protein sequence is MSSPDVDAASLIVFLPRTALSPILAVVLIAFSVLWFCPGGLAWAFSKAHACSIPGPPGFVSALSGDAAHRVLAGLANSLKAVDLMAFSVGLTRFVVSSHPDTAKEILNSSAFADRPIKESAYMLLFHRAMGFAPFGEYWRNLRRVSATYLFSPRRIAAAGEHRRAIGEQMVADIRDLMAKNGVVEVKKLLHFGSLNNVMMSVFGKRFDFGKGEGLELEGLVKEGYELLGVFNWADHFPLLGWLDLQGVRKRCRALVKRVNAFVGSIIEEHKQGRTIGAVVDGAGSFVDVLLGLQKEEKLSDADMVAVLWEMIFRGTDTVAILLEWIVARVVLHPDIQSKAQSEIDSVVGTSRPVCDADIASFPYLQAIVKESLRLHPPGPLLSWARLAIHDVHVGDHFIPAGTTAMVNMWAITHDGSVWAEPNEFKPERFMVEDVNVLGSDLRLAPFGAGRRVCPGKAMGLATVHLWLAQLLQSFKWVPADGGVDLSESLKMSLEMKKPLVCKAVARC, encoded by the exons ATGTCGTCCCCTGACGTGGACGCCGCATCCCTCATCGTATTCCTCCCCCGAACCGCCCTCTCCCCCATCCTCGCTGTCGTCCTCATTGCCTTTTCCGTTCTCTGGTTCTGCCCTGGCGGCCTCGCCTGGGCGTTCTCCAAGGCCCATGCTTGCTCCATCCCCGGCCCGCCTGGTTTCGTGTCCGCCCTCTCCGGCGACGCCGCTCACCGGGTGCTCGCGGGGCTCGCCAATTCGCTCAAAGCCGTCGATTTGATGGCCTTCTCCGTGGGCCTCACTCGGTTCGTCGTGTCGAGCCATCCCGACACGGCGAAGGAGATCCTCAACAGTTCGGCCTTCGCCGACCGCCCCATCAAGGAGTCCGCCTACATGCTCCTCTTCCACCGCGCCATGGGGTTCGCCCCGTTCGGCGAGTACTGGAGGAACCTGAGGCGGGTTTCCGCCACCTACTTGTTCAGCCCTCGGCGGATTGCCGCGGCCGGCGAGCACCGGAGGGCGATCGGAGAGCAAATGGTGGCTGACATCCGAGACCTGATGGCGAAGAACGGCGTCGTGGAGGTGAAGAAACTCCTGCACTTCGGGTCTCTGAACAATGTCATGATGAGTGTCTTTGGCAAAAGATTCGATTTTGGCAAGGGTGAGGGGTTGGAGTTGGAGGGGCTTGTCAAGGAAGGGTACGAGCTGCTTGGTGTGTTCAATTGGGCGGATCACTTTCCTCTGCTGGGGTGGCTGGACTTGCAGGGTGTGAGGAAGAGGTGCAGGGCTCTGGTGAAGAGGGTAAACGCCTTTGTGGGGAGCATCATAGAGGAGCACAAGCAGGGTAGAACCATTGGGGCTGTGGTGGATGGTGCGGGAAGCTTTGTGGATGTTCTGCTTGGTCTGCAAAAGGAGGAGAAGCTTTCTGATGCTGACATGGTTGCTGTTCTCTGG GAAATGATCTTTAGAGGAACGGACACGGTTGCCATCCTCTTGGAATGGATAGTGGCCAGAGTGGTGCTGCACCCTGACATCCAATCCAAAGCTCAATCCGAGATCGATTCGGTGGTAGGAACCTCACGCCCTGTCTGTGATGCCGACATCGCAAGCTTTCCTTATCTGCAAGCCATCGTGAAGGAATCCCTCAGGCTGCACCCACCTGGTCCACTCCTCTCCTGGGCTCGCCTGGCGATACATGATGTCCATGTGGGAGACCACTTCATCCCTGCCGGCACCACTGCCATGGTGAACATGTGGGCGATAACCCACGACGGCTCCGTATGGGCGGAGCCAAATGAGTTCAAGCCGGAGCGTTTCATGGTGGAGGATGTGAACGTTCTGGGTTCTGACCTGAGGTTGGCTCCATTTGGGGCAGGCAGGAGGGTGTGTCCCGGAAAGGCCATGGGATTAGCCACTGTTCATCTCTGGCTGGCCCAGCTCCTACAGAGCTTCAAATGGGTGCCTGCAGATGGTGGTGTGGATCTCTCAGAAAGCTTGAAGATGTCACTTGAGATGAAGAAGCCTTTGGTGTGCAAAGCTGTTGCCAGGTGCTGA
- the LOC135672543 gene encoding protein DROOPING LEAF-like: protein MSGVPPGHYCQNRTLSHGARHIPVKNAWTQESRLPLLSLSSPSSSSISLYVLMDLVSPMEHLCYVRCTYCNTVLAVGVPSKPMMDTVTVRCGHCNHVSFLSPRPMEQSHSPTNHQLGLQGGCMDCLRSQPSPSSSSSSSSSNSNEPTIQKPSFVVKPPEKKHRMPSAYNRFMREEIQRIKASKPDIPHREAFSMASKNWAKCDPRCSIIDDKLAPVPQVERSCSTMENSNFNEQTEQKD from the exons ATGAGTGGGGTTCCCCCCGGGCATTATTGCCAGAACAGAACCCTAAGCCATGGTGCACGCCACATCCCTGTGAAGAACGCTTGGACACAGGAGAGCAGACTGCCGCTtctctccctctcttctccttcttcctcttcgatCTCCTTGTACGTACTCATGGATTTGGTCTCTCCCATGGAGCACTTGTGTTACGTGCGTTGCACCTACTGCAACACTGTTCTTGCG GTTGGAGTTCCAAGCAAGCCGATGATGGACACAGTAACAGTGAGATGTGGTCACTGCAACCATGTCTCCTTTCTTAGCCCCAGACCCATGGAGCAGTCCCATAGCCCCACCAATCATCAGCTGGGCCTTCAG GGTGGTTGCATGGACTGCCTGAGGAGCCAACCttcgccatcatcatcatcatcgtcgtcgtcatcaaATTCAAATGAACCAACAATTCAAAAACCGTCGTTTGTCGTGAAAC CTCCTGAGAAGAAACACAGAATGCCTTCAGCTTATAATCGCTTCATGAG GGAAGAAATACAGCGAATCAAAGCATCTAAACCCGACATTCCTCACCGCGAAGCTTTTAGCATGGCTTCGAAGAAT TGGGCAAAGTGTGATCCTCGTTGCTCAATTATCGACGATAAGCTGGCGCCTGTTCCACAAGTG GAAAGAAGTTGCTCTACAATGGAAAACTCCAATTTTAATGAACAAACGGAACAGAAGGATTAG